One region of Sardina pilchardus chromosome 18, fSarPil1.1, whole genome shotgun sequence genomic DNA includes:
- the pdlim1 gene encoding PDZ and LIM domain protein 1, protein MPLRVVMQGPGPWGFRLVGGKDFEQPLTVSRVTLGSKAAQANLCIGDMILAIDGEATEGMTHLEAQNKIKGCVEEMVLSVDRSESKMWSPLASDEGKTNPYKMNLASEPQEVKPIGSAHNRSAMPFSPGAPKVVTSQYNNPAGLYSSENIKDFNSAVDEVQTVAAANEAANMPDDAKAAGIPGIPANSEVYKMLQENQESNEPPRQSTSFKVLQEILETGDPDKPSGFRSVKPPTNKMGASLGKAEKLPICDKCGSGIVGIVVKLRDKLRHPECYTCSDCDVNLKQKGHFFVEDKIYCEKHARERVTPPEGYDVVTVFPK, encoded by the exons ATGCCCCTCCGGGTTGTTATGCAGGGCCCTGGGCCTTGGGGGTTCCGTCTGGTCGGTGGGAAGGATTTCGAACAGCCCTTGACCGTCTCACGT GTTACCCTTGGGAGTAAAGCGGCCCAGGCCAACCTCTGTATCGGAGACATGATCCTGGCCATCGATGGGGAGGCAACGGAAGGCATGACGCACCTGGAGGCCCAGAACAAGATCAAAGGATGTGTGGAGGAAATGGTCCTCTCTGTCGATAG gtcagAATCTAAAATGTGGTCTCCACTAGCATCGGACGAGGGCAAGACCAACCCTTACAAGATGAACCTGGCGTCAGAGCCGCAG GAAGTGAAACCCATAGGCTCCGCCCACAACAGGAGTGCCATGCCGTTCTCCCCAGGTGCACCCAAGGTGGTCACCAGTCAGTACAACAACCCCGCCGGCCTGTACTCCTCAGAGAACATCAAGGACTTCAACAGCGCTGTGGACGAGGTCCAGACTGTCGCTGCCGCCAATGAAGCAGCCAACAT GCCGGATGATGCAAAGGCTGCTGGGATACCTGGGATTCCCGCGAACTCGGAAGTGTACAAAATGCTGCAGGAGAACCAAGAGTCCAACGAGCCGCCTCGACAGTCCACATCTTTTAAAGTGCTGCAGGAAATCCTTGAAACAG GCGACCCTGACAAACCCTCAGGCTTCAGGAGCGTCAAGCCCCCCACTAATAAAATGGGTGCCTCCCTGGGTAAAGCAGAGAAGCTGCCTATCTGTGACAAATGCGGCTCAGGGATCGT GGGCATCGTAGTGAAGCTGCGTGACAAGCTGCGCCACCCGGAGTGCTACACGTGCTCCGACTGTGACGTCAACCTCAAGCAGAAAGGCCACTTTTTCGTGGAGGACAAGATCTACTGCGAGAAGCACGCGCGCGAACGAGTCACGCCACCCGAGGGCTACGACGTCGTCACAGTCTTCCCTAAGTAG